A window of Paenibacillus sp. 19GGS1-52 contains these coding sequences:
- the preA gene encoding NAD-dependent dihydropyrimidine dehydrogenase subunit PreA, with protein MADLSINLAGIKSPNPFWLASAPPTNTGYQVQRAFEAGWGGAVWKTLGEPIINVSSRFAAVHFNGQRVAGFNNIELITDRPLEVNLKEIYETKKKFPNHAIIASLMVEPTQEKWHEIVKRVEAIGVDGLELNFGCPHGMAERGMGAASGQQPDLVQAQTTWVKEVATTPVIVKLTPNITDITVVARSAVQGGADAISMINTINSLAGVDIHSWNTLPNVGGQGAHGGYCGPAVKPIALSMVAECARDLGVGVPISGIGGISTWQDVVEFMLMGATGIQVCTAVMHHGFRIVEEMIDGLNNYLDDKGLASVTELIGKSVSRYSNWGDLDLNYKVVARINEDNCINCNKCHIACEDASHQCIDMLTNAEGKAILQVREEDCVGCNLCSIVCPAEGAIDMIPLENGAAPLTWNERQKVISSLNGSYSEAEVV; from the coding sequence ATGGCAGATTTGAGTATTAATCTCGCAGGAATCAAGTCACCCAATCCGTTCTGGCTGGCCTCAGCGCCACCTACCAACACAGGTTATCAAGTGCAGCGGGCATTTGAAGCCGGTTGGGGAGGTGCTGTATGGAAGACGCTCGGTGAGCCGATCATTAATGTCTCTTCCCGTTTTGCAGCAGTACATTTCAATGGTCAACGGGTAGCAGGCTTCAATAATATTGAACTGATTACGGATCGCCCGCTCGAGGTGAACCTGAAGGAAATATACGAAACGAAGAAAAAATTTCCCAATCATGCGATTATCGCTTCTCTGATGGTGGAACCCACTCAGGAGAAATGGCATGAGATTGTCAAGCGTGTAGAAGCTATCGGGGTAGATGGGCTGGAGCTGAACTTTGGCTGTCCGCACGGTATGGCAGAACGCGGGATGGGGGCGGCCTCAGGGCAGCAGCCCGATCTGGTCCAGGCGCAGACGACCTGGGTGAAGGAAGTGGCAACGACACCTGTTATTGTGAAGCTTACCCCGAACATTACGGATATTACGGTTGTTGCCCGGAGCGCTGTTCAAGGCGGCGCCGATGCAATCAGTATGATCAATACGATCAACAGTCTGGCAGGCGTTGATATTCATAGCTGGAATACACTGCCTAATGTTGGGGGTCAAGGGGCGCATGGCGGTTATTGTGGACCTGCTGTGAAGCCGATTGCACTAAGTATGGTAGCAGAGTGTGCGCGCGATCTTGGTGTGGGCGTACCCATTTCTGGAATTGGCGGTATTTCCACTTGGCAGGATGTGGTGGAATTTATGCTGATGGGTGCCACAGGTATTCAGGTATGTACAGCAGTTATGCATCACGGTTTCCGGATTGTGGAGGAAATGATCGATGGGTTGAACAACTATCTGGATGATAAGGGCTTAGCCTCCGTGACTGAGTTGATCGGAAAGTCTGTGTCAAGATACTCCAATTGGGGCGATCTGGATCTCAACTATAAAGTGGTAGCGCGGATTAATGAGGATAACTGCATCAATTGCAACAAATGCCACATTGCTTGCGAGGATGCTTCGCATCAATGTATAGATATGTTAACGAATGCCGAAGGCAAAGCTATTTTGCAGGTGCGTGAAGAAGACTGTGTGGGTTGTAATCTCTGTTCTATTGTCTGTCCGGCTGAGGGTGCGATTGATATGATCCCGCTGGAAAATGGGGCTGCACCCTTAACTTGGAATGAGCGCCAAAAGGTGATCAGCTCGTTGAATGGCTCTTATTCAGAAGCGGAGGTGGTGTAA
- the hydA gene encoding dihydropyrimidinase, with translation MKKIIKNGIIVTAADTYTGDVALEDGIITEIGLNLMAEGAEIIDASGCYVFPGGIDPHTHLDMPFGGTVTADDFETGTIAAAYGGTTTVIDFCLTTKGQPLQQAVDTWHHKSQDKAVIDYSFHLMVSELNDTVLGELPQIIEKEGITSLKVFMAYKNTFQADDGTLFKTLQVAKREGALVMVHAENGDVIEYLVEQALAAGNTDPIYHALTRPPELEGEATGRAAYLTELTDSQLYVVHVTCAEAVGKIAEARKKGLRIYGETCPQYLVLDQTALEKPNFEGAKYVWSPPLREQWNQDVLWDALWSGSLQTIGSDQCSFNFKGQKDLGLGDFSKIPNGGPTIEDRFSILYSEGVQKGRISLNKFVDIISTSSAKLFGLFPQKGTIAVGSDADIVIFDPSIERIISAESHHMNVDYNAFEGLEVKGEPVSVLSRGEFVIRNKEFVGKAGSGKYLQRKRFAAEAPRPSKTAISGGVV, from the coding sequence ATGAAGAAGATCATCAAGAACGGAATTATTGTTACTGCAGCAGACACTTATACAGGGGATGTAGCCCTAGAGGACGGTATTATTACAGAGATCGGTCTCAACCTGATGGCCGAGGGTGCAGAGATTATTGATGCGTCTGGGTGTTATGTATTTCCTGGAGGCATTGACCCGCACACGCATCTGGATATGCCCTTTGGCGGAACGGTTACTGCAGATGATTTCGAGACCGGGACCATTGCCGCTGCTTACGGCGGAACGACAACCGTTATAGATTTCTGTCTGACCACCAAAGGCCAACCGCTGCAACAGGCCGTGGATACTTGGCATCATAAATCGCAGGATAAGGCTGTCATTGATTACAGTTTCCACCTTATGGTCTCCGAGTTGAACGATACGGTGCTTGGGGAACTTCCGCAGATCATCGAGAAGGAAGGCATCACCTCGCTCAAGGTGTTTATGGCCTATAAGAACACCTTTCAAGCGGATGATGGAACACTCTTTAAGACCTTGCAAGTTGCCAAAAGAGAAGGTGCACTGGTCATGGTCCATGCCGAGAACGGCGATGTGATCGAGTATTTGGTAGAGCAGGCTTTAGCTGCGGGCAATACTGACCCTATCTACCATGCGTTAACCCGCCCACCGGAGCTGGAAGGCGAAGCTACCGGCCGGGCTGCCTATTTGACAGAGCTGACCGATTCGCAGTTGTATGTTGTGCATGTGACCTGCGCTGAAGCAGTAGGGAAGATTGCTGAAGCGCGTAAAAAAGGGCTGCGTATTTACGGCGAGACCTGCCCACAATATTTGGTGCTGGATCAGACGGCATTAGAGAAGCCTAACTTCGAAGGTGCAAAATATGTATGGTCTCCACCGCTACGTGAGCAGTGGAATCAGGATGTACTCTGGGATGCACTATGGAGTGGAAGTCTGCAAACGATCGGCTCTGATCAGTGTTCTTTTAACTTCAAGGGACAGAAGGATCTTGGGCTGGGCGATTTCTCCAAAATTCCGAACGGCGGACCGACCATTGAGGACAGGTTCAGCATTTTATATTCGGAAGGTGTGCAAAAGGGTCGGATTTCATTGAATAAATTCGTAGATATCATTTCAACCTCCAGTGCCAAGCTGTTTGGTCTGTTTCCGCAAAAGGGAACTATCGCCGTAGGCAGTGACGCTGACATCGTCATCTTTGATCCGTCCATAGAAAGAATAATTTCTGCCGAAAGCCATCATATGAACGTCGATTATAATGCCTTTGAAGGCTTAGAAGTCAAAGGTGAGCCGGTCTCCGTGCTGAGCCGGGGTGAATTTGTGATCCGCAACAAGGAATTTGTCGGCAAAGCAGGCTCCGGCAAATACCTGCAACGGAAACGGTTTGCAGCGGAGGCTCCTCGTCCGTCCAAAACAGCAATTAGTGGAGGAGTGGTATAA
- a CDS encoding ATP-binding cassette domain-containing protein, with amino-acid sequence MIVVKHLTKSYLSRDGAVSALEDVNLHIKKGEIFGIIGSSGAGKSSLIRCLNRLEEPDSGSIEIGGTVITDLKGKDLRLARRRIGMIFQQFNLLDSKTVYGNVAFPLKVAGYSRQDIQRRVYDILELVQLSDKANAYPSQLSGGQKQRVGIARALAVEPDVLLSDEATSALDPQTTFSILELLQDINRKLQLTIVLITHEMDVLRHICSEAAVIEGGRIVETGSVEQLFHRPESETAKQFVNIFNYYKAGSEAEKVVMLR; translated from the coding sequence ATGATTGTTGTTAAACATTTGACCAAAAGTTACCTTTCTCGGGATGGGGCAGTATCTGCCTTAGAAGATGTTAATCTACATATCAAAAAAGGTGAGATATTCGGCATTATCGGTTCCAGCGGGGCCGGTAAATCCTCCTTAATTCGTTGCCTTAACCGTCTGGAGGAACCAGATTCAGGCAGTATTGAAATAGGAGGCACCGTAATTACAGACTTAAAAGGAAAAGACTTGCGGTTAGCCCGACGCAGAATCGGCATGATCTTCCAACAGTTTAATCTGCTGGATTCCAAGACAGTGTATGGAAACGTAGCGTTCCCGCTAAAAGTAGCTGGTTATTCTAGGCAGGATATTCAGCGGCGTGTGTATGACATCCTTGAATTGGTACAGCTAAGTGACAAAGCGAATGCCTACCCGTCACAGCTCAGCGGAGGCCAGAAGCAAAGAGTAGGCATTGCCCGTGCGCTCGCTGTTGAGCCAGACGTATTGCTCTCCGATGAGGCTACGTCTGCGCTAGATCCGCAGACAACCTTTTCCATTCTAGAGCTGCTGCAGGATATTAACCGAAAGCTGCAACTTACCATTGTACTCATTACGCATGAAATGGATGTGCTGCGGCATATTTGCAGTGAAGCGGCTGTTATTGAGGGTGGGCGTATTGTGGAGACGGGTTCGGTAGAACAGCTATTTCACCGTCCTGAGAGCGAAACGGCCAAGCAATTTGTGAACATATTCAACTACTACAAGGCTGGGAGCGAAGCGGAGAAGGTGGTGATGCTGCGATGA
- a CDS encoding methionine ABC transporter permease, with translation MKEDMVELLWGGLLQTLYMVLWSSVFALLLGLVLGVTLVVTDKGGVLPASQINRILSTVINGVRSIPFIILIVLLLPLSRLIVGTSLGPTAAIVSLSIGAAPFLGRIIENSLREVEAGKIEAAKSVGATPFTIIFQVIIPEALPALVRGITIAVISITEFTAVAGAIGAGGLGSLAIRFGYQRFRTDILLGTVLLIILIVQILQWSGDHIARSIDRKRCKSE, from the coding sequence ATGAAGGAGGATATGGTTGAACTGCTGTGGGGAGGGCTGCTGCAGACGCTATATATGGTGTTATGGTCTTCTGTATTCGCACTGTTACTTGGCCTTGTGCTCGGTGTTACTTTAGTAGTCACCGATAAGGGCGGTGTTCTGCCTGCTTCACAGATCAACAGAATACTTAGCACAGTAATCAATGGCGTGCGCTCCATTCCGTTTATTATTCTGATCGTGCTGCTTCTCCCTCTGTCGCGTCTGATTGTGGGGACCTCGCTCGGACCGACTGCGGCTATTGTCTCCCTTTCCATTGGGGCAGCGCCCTTCCTGGGCCGAATTATTGAGAATTCACTCCGGGAAGTGGAGGCGGGGAAGATCGAAGCTGCTAAATCTGTGGGCGCCACTCCCTTTACCATTATTTTTCAGGTGATTATTCCAGAGGCGTTACCAGCATTAGTGCGGGGCATAACGATAGCTGTGATCTCTATTACGGAGTTTACTGCGGTTGCCGGTGCAATAGGTGCTGGTGGGCTAGGCAGTCTTGCTATTCGCTTCGGGTATCAGCGTTTTCGTACAGATATTCTGCTGGGCACAGTCCTCCTGATTATTCTTATTGTCCAGATCCTGCAGTGGTCCGGTGATCATATTGCCAGATCTATAGATAGGAAACGCTGTAAAAGTGAATAG
- a CDS encoding MetQ/NlpA family ABC transporter substrate-binding protein, whose translation MAVMIILAGALAGCSSDKGDNSAAAEGAKSGNAVKEVTLKVGAAAVPHAEILEFIKPKLKEEGVNLDIVVLDDEGQLNPALQEKQIDANYFQHVPYLDSIKDEKGYDFVVTAKVHVEPIGFYSEKLKSKEELPDGAKIGIPNNPSNEYRALVLLQQQGLIKLKDGLTTYEATPKDIVDNPHKFEFVEADAATLPRALPDLDGAVINTNVVLEAKIDPNSALFREDANSPYANIVVVRKGDENRDEIKKLDAALNSPDVKKFIEDKYGVAVVPAF comes from the coding sequence ATGGCAGTAATGATTATTCTAGCGGGGGCGCTAGCCGGATGCAGCTCTGACAAAGGGGATAACTCTGCTGCTGCAGAGGGTGCGAAAAGTGGGAATGCCGTAAAAGAAGTTACGCTCAAAGTTGGCGCTGCTGCTGTCCCGCATGCGGAAATATTGGAGTTCATCAAACCAAAACTGAAGGAAGAAGGAGTTAATCTGGATATAGTTGTTCTAGATGATGAGGGTCAGCTTAATCCGGCGCTTCAGGAGAAACAAATAGATGCCAACTATTTTCAGCATGTGCCTTATCTGGATTCGATCAAGGACGAAAAGGGCTATGATTTTGTCGTCACGGCTAAAGTGCATGTAGAGCCGATTGGCTTTTATTCGGAGAAGCTGAAATCTAAGGAAGAACTGCCGGACGGGGCCAAGATCGGCATCCCAAACAACCCATCCAACGAATACAGAGCACTGGTTCTGCTGCAGCAGCAGGGATTAATTAAGCTCAAGGATGGACTGACCACCTATGAAGCAACACCGAAGGATATCGTGGACAATCCGCATAAGTTTGAATTCGTTGAAGCAGATGCTGCTACATTGCCGCGTGCACTGCCCGATCTAGACGGAGCTGTAATTAATACGAACGTAGTGCTTGAGGCAAAAATCGATCCAAACTCGGCCTTGTTCCGCGAGGATGCCAATTCACCCTATGCAAATATCGTAGTTGTCCGCAAAGGGGATGAGAACCGCGATGAGATTAAGAAGCTTGATGCAGCGCTCAACAGCCCTGATGTAAAGAAATTTATTGAGGACAAATATGGGGTAGCTGTAGTTCCAGCATTCTAA
- a CDS encoding GNAT family N-acetyltransferase, whose product MILHSVGLDLRSTTKQDLDFVLAAEQGEPNRSFIGQWSREEHAAAIDDEDILHFIIQETSGEQTGYVILTGLQDPNLTVCIKRIVIQSKGRGYGTMTLRLLIDWIFVHTETHRLWLDVKDHNLRARHVYEGVGFTLEGTLRECVKVGESFESLQMMSILRQEFLERV is encoded by the coding sequence ATGATACTGCATTCAGTGGGTCTGGATTTACGAAGTACTACCAAGCAGGATTTGGATTTCGTGCTCGCAGCTGAGCAGGGTGAGCCTAACCGCAGCTTTATTGGTCAATGGAGCAGGGAGGAGCACGCGGCTGCCATTGATGACGAGGACATCCTACATTTCATTATTCAGGAGACTTCAGGAGAACAGACGGGATATGTTATTCTAACAGGGCTTCAGGACCCAAATCTTACCGTTTGCATTAAACGAATCGTCATCCAGTCCAAAGGGCGCGGCTACGGCACCATGACGTTACGACTACTGATCGATTGGATCTTTGTCCATACCGAGACGCATCGGCTGTGGCTGGATGTCAAGGATCATAACCTTAGAGCACGCCACGTGTATGAAGGTGTTGGCTTTACACTTGAAGGTACACTGCGTGAGTGCGTAAAGGTAGGAGAATCCTTCGAATCCCTGCAAATGATGTCTATCCTACGGCAGGAGTTTCTGGAGCGGGTATGA
- a CDS encoding cohesin domain-containing protein yields the protein MIKLFNFKNYFRSSRLLTLMFTTMHEVTADTTPPAMSVEVTTDKPAYTPGEEVTVQVHLKNFSANDHGYSYLNFIVQYDSNIFDNSEYLHQSCYKEDCYTAGNEVDNSFEFNFISPVDGSIYFGKNTSMRGIDIQVEANNKQSYIPAVDQTLVTFKLRIKENTLASTSLISLANEFTRIRTSISNSSVYLYSPDVTSISSEPTSILPSITVSTYSQYLPNNPVA from the coding sequence ATGATAAAATTATTTAATTTCAAAAATTATTTTAGAAGTTCGAGGCTTCTTACCCTCATGTTCACTACGATGCACGAAGTAACCGCAGACACCACACCTCCTGCCATGTCCGTTGAGGTGACTACAGATAAACCTGCTTACACCCCCGGAGAGGAAGTAACTGTGCAGGTTCATTTAAAAAATTTCTCAGCAAATGACCATGGCTACAGTTATTTGAATTTCATAGTACAATATGACAGCAATATATTCGACAATTCCGAATATCTTCATCAATCCTGCTATAAAGAGGACTGCTACACTGCTGGGAATGAGGTTGACAATTCATTTGAATTTAATTTCATCAGTCCGGTCGACGGAAGTATATATTTCGGCAAAAATACCAGTATGCGCGGAATTGATATTCAGGTTGAAGCCAATAATAAACAATCCTACATCCCAGCAGTCGATCAGACGCTGGTAACCTTCAAGCTGCGCATCAAAGAGAATACACTCGCTTCCACATCACTGATCAGTCTGGCCAACGAATTCACAAGAATTAGAACGTCTATATCCAATAGCAGCGTCTATCTGTACTCACCTGACGTTACATCCATTTCTTCAGAACCTACGAGCATCCTTCCTTCGATAACAGTCTCAACTTATTCACAATATTTACCTAACAACCCAGTGGCCTAA
- a CDS encoding response regulator, translating to MVVDDEWPALEQMQELLLRCEGISFVHIHDNPREAFIAAVELKPDILFLDIQMPELSGLAFAEKLLPFSPATDIVFVSAYRNYAVEAFELSAVDYLLKPVDPSRLLKTWTKFLAKRLPIESVEQQNTKIQFQLLGGYELTGPHGVVKWSTHKAGELFAYLWIHRQGNVGVILNDLFPQSNYEKGKQYLHTTVYQIRKTLKNANLGENIELIFDRENYRLESKGIISDTEIFLEAATTALHDNHTDGLQAAAALYAGELLLSNDSLWLYSIRDKFRTLYINLLEQLTLSLLQHGRTYEAEEYAIRLAELEPLEEGYCLQLISIYYRIGKPFKAQRRFTQFRDIYEAELGEKLPERFQVEYSRLGI from the coding sequence ATGGTAGTAGATGACGAATGGCCTGCGCTTGAACAAATGCAGGAGTTACTGTTGCGGTGTGAAGGGATCTCCTTCGTGCATATACACGATAACCCACGGGAGGCTTTTATAGCCGCCGTTGAGCTGAAGCCGGATATTCTATTTCTGGATATCCAAATGCCTGAGCTTTCAGGCTTAGCTTTTGCCGAGAAGCTGCTACCGTTCTCTCCGGCAACTGACATTGTGTTCGTTTCTGCATATCGGAATTATGCTGTCGAAGCCTTTGAATTGTCGGCTGTAGACTATTTACTCAAGCCTGTCGACCCCTCACGTCTACTGAAGACATGGACTAAATTCTTGGCCAAGAGATTGCCGATCGAATCTGTGGAGCAGCAAAATACTAAAATTCAGTTTCAACTCCTGGGAGGTTATGAATTAACCGGCCCTCATGGTGTAGTGAAGTGGAGTACACATAAAGCAGGTGAATTATTTGCTTACTTATGGATCCATAGACAAGGAAATGTAGGCGTAATCCTGAATGACTTATTCCCTCAATCTAATTACGAGAAGGGCAAGCAGTATCTGCATACCACCGTCTATCAGATCCGTAAAACACTTAAGAATGCAAATCTTGGTGAGAATATAGAGCTAATCTTTGACAGAGAGAACTACAGACTGGAGTCCAAAGGAATTATAAGCGATACTGAGATATTTCTGGAGGCTGCAACGACCGCCCTTCATGACAACCACACTGATGGGCTGCAGGCTGCAGCCGCTCTATATGCAGGAGAACTTCTGCTATCCAATGACAGCTTGTGGCTTTATTCCATCCGTGACAAATTCCGCACACTCTACATCAATCTATTGGAACAGCTTACACTAAGCCTTCTGCAGCATGGACGCACTTATGAAGCTGAAGAGTATGCTATACGCCTTGCTGAGCTGGAACCACTTGAAGAGGGATATTGTCTGCAGTTAATCTCGATTTATTATCGTATCGGAAAGCCTTTCAAAGCACAGCGTAGGTTTACTCAGTTCAGAGATATCTATGAGGCAGAGCTGGGTGAGAAATTGCCAGAACGGTTTCAGGTAGAGTATAGCCGGCTAGGTATATAG
- a CDS encoding ATP-binding protein: MKFFNYRMLAKRSFGLVCICLLAVTLLLPLLRSSAACSRNNPGIIDLTGCPFNDSLNVNLDGKWEFYWNQLLSPSSIDSAVKQDINYIPVPAVWSSLPHGEDYPKYGAATYKLLLILPSGAQDYALKVSSVRTASIVYVNGERLGGSGQPGLSRQNTNPKNAPNVVQFKAPEGRAEIVIQASNFTYTNGGIANSIQVGTSKAILRLEQRNRTYDTIRLSGFAFMGFYFLGQGLQRKEDRPSLELALFCIALAVYLITHSEKLLFNLIPAISYEWFSKLQILSTLIGCYSLCSYTYSLFPKLYSRWMLRIALGTSFIFCIFTLLSQIHYYSQPFEYFLALYMLPIGYAIYVMIRATLHKEIGSSYLLISIFALGVFSFSLFANLAYGTDLYSTLPVAGPIFVLTQGLFISTRHAHAYETIKELSQQLERKDKDKDEFLLKISNELRTPLNAIINISLSLFEDANAAMSPSQRDDIRLILGTGRRLAFLVRDILDYEQIRGQRIKLYWKPIDIQGVANIVIEVFQFLNKKGEIRIKNRIPPGVFIVEADEHRLMQVLYNLLDNALKFTDRGSVVFEAEQIDDYVHVSVTDTGRGIPKERLESIFRDYEQVNEADSLENGGLGLGLAISRKLIELHGGTIEVSSALGRGSCFTFTIPFSQQGTYWEEPEDRQLLLTPVILPMEALVDGVAFQESAATTARTEDVNYYAPRILIVDDDYANLKALTNLLSLENYIISSARSGKEALTILTDERDFDLCILDVMMPEMSGLELCRIIRRTYSPLDLPILMATAGQQLHFNEAAFSAGANDFIHKPYAWSDLKGRVKTLVQLRRSVSDRLDSEISMLRAQIKPHFLYNAINTIIWMSSRDNDKTQQLLYDLSHFLRGSFDFGNQETAVPFEKELELIEAYLSLEKARFGKRLTVQYDIGISEFSLPPLIVQPIVENAVRHGLMEKMDGGTVTLATRRVGDQAIITVSDNGKGMSDDKLTSLMKDGYVSTQGDGTGIGLKNINRRLLKQFGQPLQIARRGNGGIEVKITIPWKDDLS; the protein is encoded by the coding sequence ATGAAATTCTTCAATTATAGAATGCTAGCTAAACGGAGCTTTGGCTTGGTTTGTATTTGCTTGCTTGCCGTTACCTTGCTGCTGCCTCTACTGCGCTCATCCGCAGCCTGTTCCCGTAATAACCCAGGTATAATAGACTTGACGGGATGTCCCTTCAATGACTCTCTGAACGTCAATCTGGACGGAAAATGGGAGTTCTATTGGAATCAGCTGCTGTCCCCCTCCTCTATTGACTCTGCGGTTAAACAGGATATCAATTATATCCCCGTACCCGCAGTTTGGTCCTCTCTCCCACACGGGGAAGACTATCCCAAGTATGGAGCCGCCACTTATAAGCTTCTCCTTATCCTGCCCTCAGGAGCCCAAGACTACGCACTCAAAGTGAGCAGCGTCCGTACGGCAAGTATTGTCTATGTGAATGGAGAGCGGCTTGGAGGAAGCGGTCAGCCAGGGTTATCCCGACAAAATACTAATCCTAAAAATGCTCCTAACGTCGTCCAGTTTAAAGCTCCCGAAGGAAGGGCTGAAATTGTTATCCAGGCCTCCAATTTCACTTATACAAATGGAGGTATTGCCAACTCCATTCAGGTCGGAACCTCAAAAGCTATCCTGCGTCTTGAACAACGAAATAGAACATACGATACGATCCGTTTATCCGGTTTTGCCTTCATGGGATTCTATTTCTTAGGTCAGGGCCTTCAGCGCAAAGAAGACCGCCCTTCTTTAGAACTTGCCTTGTTCTGTATCGCTTTAGCGGTGTATCTAATAACACATAGTGAAAAACTGCTTTTTAACCTTATTCCTGCGATCTCCTATGAATGGTTCAGTAAACTGCAAATCCTCTCTACCCTTATAGGATGCTATTCGCTATGCAGCTATACCTATTCTCTATTTCCTAAGCTGTACTCCCGTTGGATGCTGAGAATCGCACTTGGCACTTCCTTTATCTTTTGCATCTTTACCTTACTCAGCCAAATCCACTATTACTCCCAGCCATTCGAATATTTCCTTGCTCTTTACATGCTGCCCATCGGGTACGCTATTTACGTGATGATTCGGGCCACTCTGCACAAAGAAATAGGCTCCTCTTATCTGCTCATAAGTATCTTTGCTTTAGGGGTATTTTCATTTTCCCTATTTGCCAACCTAGCCTATGGCACTGATCTATATTCAACCTTACCTGTAGCAGGACCGATTTTCGTCTTGACCCAAGGCTTGTTTATTTCCACCCGCCACGCTCATGCCTATGAGACAATCAAGGAATTGTCACAGCAATTGGAGCGCAAGGATAAGGACAAGGATGAGTTCCTGCTCAAAATCTCAAATGAACTGCGCACTCCGCTAAATGCAATTATTAATATTTCATTATCGTTGTTTGAAGATGCTAACGCCGCTATGAGCCCGTCACAGCGTGACGACATTAGGCTCATTCTTGGTACCGGAAGACGGCTTGCCTTTCTGGTGCGGGACATTCTGGATTATGAGCAGATTCGAGGACAGCGCATCAAGCTTTACTGGAAGCCGATTGATATTCAGGGCGTCGCCAACATCGTGATTGAGGTCTTTCAATTCCTGAACAAAAAGGGTGAAATACGCATTAAAAACCGCATCCCACCCGGCGTCTTCATTGTCGAAGCAGACGAACATCGGCTAATGCAGGTCTTATATAATCTGCTGGATAATGCACTCAAATTCACCGATCGCGGCAGCGTAGTATTCGAAGCCGAGCAGATTGATGATTACGTCCACGTTAGCGTCACAGATACCGGACGGGGCATTCCTAAAGAACGACTGGAGAGTATCTTCCGCGACTATGAACAGGTCAATGAAGCCGATTCGCTGGAAAACGGTGGACTTGGCCTTGGACTTGCCATTTCGAGGAAGCTGATTGAACTGCACGGAGGCACGATCGAAGTTTCTTCCGCCTTAGGCCGGGGCAGCTGCTTCACCTTTACCATACCTTTCTCACAACAGGGGACCTACTGGGAGGAGCCGGAAGACCGCCAGTTGCTTCTAACTCCGGTAATATTACCAATGGAAGCTCTAGTCGATGGCGTAGCATTCCAGGAGAGCGCGGCTACAACGGCGCGGACTGAAGACGTGAACTATTATGCTCCACGAATTCTCATTGTAGATGACGATTATGCCAACTTGAAGGCTTTGACCAATCTGTTGTCATTGGAAAATTATATAATTTCAAGTGCAAGAAGCGGCAAAGAGGCACTTACTATCCTCACCGACGAACGTGATTTCGATCTCTGTATTCTGGATGTAATGATGCCCGAAATGTCTGGTCTTGAATTATGCCGGATCATCCGCCGGACCTATAGTCCGTTGGATCTGCCCATTCTTATGGCTACGGCAGGACAGCAGCTTCACTTTAATGAAGCCGCCTTCAGTGCAGGAGCAAATGATTTTATCCATAAGCCCTATGCCTGGAGCGATCTTAAGGGTCGGGTTAAGACACTTGTGCAGTTGAGAAGATCCGTATCCGATCGTCTCGACTCCGAAATTTCCATGCTGCGCGCGCAGATCAAACCACATTTTCTCTATAATGCAATCAATACCATTATTTGGATGAGCTCACGAGATAACGATAAAACACAGCAATTACTCTATGATCTTAGTCATTTTCTGCGGGGAAGCTTCGATTTCGGCAATCAGGAGACGGCGGTCCCGTTCGAGAAGGAGCTTGAGTTGATTGAGGCTTACTTGTCACTGGAGAAGGCTCGTTTCGGTAAAAGACTCACGGTTCAATACGATATTGGAATTTCTGAATTCTCCCTTCCTCCGTTAATCGTCCAGCCTATTGTCGAGAATGCGGTTCGGCATGGCCTCATGGAGAAGATGGACGGAGGTACGGTGACTCTGGCAACGAGGCGGGTGGGAGATCAGGCGATTATTACGGTTTCAGATAACGGAAAGGGAATGAGCGACGACAAGCTAACCTCCTTGATGAAAGACGGCTATGTTTCCACTCAAGGGGACGGGACGGGAATTGGTCTCAAGAATATTAATCGTAGATTATTGAAGCAGTTTGGCCAGCCATTACAGATTGCCCGGAGGGGAAATGGCGGCATAGAGGTGAAAATTACAATTCCATGGAAGGATGATCTCTCCTGA